The DNA region CAAGGATCAGGCAATGAAACTCATCGGTAGCTACACCAGTCCCTTCGTGCGAAAAATCTCGATTCTCCTGCTGGAGAAAGGGATTGAATTTGAATTCGTCAATGAACAGCCCTACAGCGCCCAAAACGGCGTCGCGCAGTACAACCCGCTGGGGAAAGTCCCGGCGCTGGTGACGGACGAGGGGGAATACTGGTTCGATTCCCCGATTATTGCGGAGTATATCGAGCTGCTGGGCGTGGCCCCGGCGATGCTTCCGGCCGACCCTAAAGCGGCGCTGGCGGTGAAGCAAATTGAAGCTCTGGCCGACGGCATTATGGATGCGGCGCTGACTTCCGTGCGCGAGCAGGCCAGGCCCGCTGCACAGCAGTCGGAAACAGAACTGCTGCGCCAGCGGGAAAAAATCAACCGCAGTCTGGATATGTGCGAACAGCTCATCCGGGAGGGAAAAATTCACACCGACAGCCTGAACCTGGCCACCGTCGCCATCGCCTGCGCCATCGGGTATCTCAACTTCCGCCGCGTCTCCCCGGGCTGGTGCGTCGACCGTCCGCTGCTGGTGAAGCTTGCAGACACGCTGTTTAGCCGCGAGAGCTTTGCCCGTACCGAACCGCCAAAGGCTTGACGCGGGTTATAACACTTCGCTGCAGGAGGCGGTACAATCCCTCCACATGTTAACTCCCTCTCCCGTCGGGAGGGGGGAAGATATTTACTCGCCAGGCGCTTTCATGACTACTCATCATTCGCTCTACAGCCAGATCCCCGCTACCGACCGCCTTCTTCGCGAACCTCGCATTCATGCTGTTGTGGAGCGCTTTGGCCATACCGCGACGGTTGCGATGTTACGCCTGCTTCAGGACGAAGCACGATGCGCCATTCAGGCAGAAAATAGCTTGCCCGGCTGGTGTACCGCGTGGGAGCTGGAAGTGGAACGCCGGCTGGACGAGAACGCGCAGAGCGCGTTACGCCCGGTGATTAACCTGACCGGTACCGTGCTGCATACCAATCTGGGCCGCGCGCAGCAGGCGGAAGAAGCGGTTGCTGCGGTCGCGCAGGCTATGCGTGCGCCGGTCACGCTGGAGTACGATCTGGACGGCGCCGGACGCGGGCATCGCGATCGTGCCCTGGCGGATCTGCTGTGCCAGCTGACCGGCGCGGAAGATGCCTGCATTGTGAATAACAACGCCGCAGCGGTGCTGCTGATGCTGGCGGCTACCGCCAGCGGCAAAGAGGTGGTGGTTTCCCGCGGCGAGCTGGTGGAGATTGGCGGGGCGTTTCGCATCCCGGACGTGATGCGCCAGGCGGGCTGCACGCTCCATGAGGTGGGCACCACAAACCGTACCCACGCGAAAGATTATCGCGCAGCGGTGAACGAAAACACCGCCCTGCTGATGAAGGTCCACACCAGCAATTACCAGATTGAAGGCTTCACCAAAACGGTTGATGAGGCCGAGCTGGCGGCGATGGGGCGCGAGCTCAATATTCCGGTGATTGCCGATCTCGGCAGCGGTTCGCTGGTCGATCTGAGCCAGTACGGCCTGCCAAAAGAACCGATGCCGCAGGAGATGATTGCGGCGGGCGTCAGCCTGGTCAGCTTTTCCGGCGACAAGCTGCTGGGCGGGCCGCAGGCCGGGATTATCGTCGGCAAGCGCGAGCTGATTGCGAAGCTGCAGCAGCATCCGCTCAAGCGCGCCCTGCGCGCCGATAAAATGACCCTTGCCGCGCTGGACGCGACGCTGCGGCTCTATCTCCATCCGGAGAAGCTGGCCGACCGCCTGCCTGCGCTGCGCCTGTTAACCCGCGATGCCGCCTCGATTCGCGCCCAGGCCGAACTGCTGCTGCCGCGCATTGCCCCGCATTACCCCGATTTTGTCGTTCGCATTGAGCCCTGCCAGTCCCAGATTGGCAGCGGTTCGCTGCCGGTGGACAGGCTGCCGAGCGAAGCGCTCACCTTCACCCCGCGCGACGGGCGCGGCAGCCACCTGGAAGCCCTGTCGTTGCGCTGGCGCGGCCTGCCAACGCCGGTTATCGGGCGGATTTACGATGGCCGAATGTGGCTGGATCTGCGCTGCCTTGAAGATGAAGAGCGATTTCTGGAGATGTTGTTGAAATGATTATTGCCACCGCCGGTCATGTTGACCACGGAAAAACCACGTTGCTGCAGGCCATTACCGGGATAAACGCCGACCGCCTGCCGGAAGAGAAAAAGCGCGGCATGACCATCGACCTGGGCTATGCCTACTGGCCCCAGCCCGATGGCCGCGTGCTGGGCTTTATTGATGTTCCAGGGCATGAAAAGTTTCTGTCCAACATGCTGGCGGGCGTCGGCGGCATCGATCATGCCCTGCTGGTGGTGGCCTGCGATGACGGCGTGATGGCGCAAACCCGTGAGCACCTGGCGATCCTGCAGCTGACCGGCAGCCCGCAGCTGACCGTGGCGCTGACGAAAGCCGATCGCGTGGATGAAGCCCGCGTCAGCGAGGTGCGCGAAACGGTACAGGCGACCCTGCGCGAGTATGGCTTTGTCGACGCACCGCTATTTGTCACCGTGGCGACGGAAGGCCGCGGTATCGACGAACTTCGCCACCACCTGCAGCAACTTTCACCGCGTGACCATGCCAGCCATCACCGCTTCCGTCTGGCGATTGACCGCGCATTTACCGTTAAAGGCGCGGGTCTGGTGGTCACCGGTACCGCCTTGAGCGGTGAAGTGAAGGTGGGAGATAGCCTGTGGCTGACGGGGGTGAACAAGCCGATGCGCGTGCGCGGGCTGCACGCGCAAAACCAGCCTGCTGAGCGTGCTCATGCCGGGCAGCGTATCGCGCTGAACATCGCCGGGGATGCAGAAAAAGAGCAGCTTAACCGCGGCGACTGGCTGCTGGCCGACTCCCCACCTGAACCGTCTGAACGCGTGATTGTCTCCCTGCAGGCCAACGTGCCCCTGACCCAGTGGCAGCCGCTGCATATTCACCATGCGGCCAGCCATATCACCGGCCGCGTGTCGCTGCTGGAAAACGATCTCGCCGAGCTGGTATTCGATTCACCGCTCTGGCTGGCAGACAACGACCGTCTGGTCCTGCGGGATATCTCCGCGCGGGAAACGCTGGCCGGGGCGCGGGTGGTGGCGCTTAACCCGCCGCGGCGCGGCAAGCGTAAGCCGGAATATCTGCAGTGGCTGGCCGCGCTGGCACAGGCGCCGGATGATAGCGCCGCGCTGCGGGTGCATCTCGATCGCGGTGCGGTAAGCCTGAGTGATTTTGCCTGGGCACGCCAGCTGAGCGGGGAAGGGCTGCGTCAGTTGACCGGAGAACCGGGCTTTATTCAGGCCGGGAACAGCCTGCTCAACGCTCCGGTTGCCGCACGCTGGCAGCGTAAGATACTGAACACGCTGGCGACGTATCATGAACAGCATCAGGATGAGCCAGGCCCGGGCCGCGAGCGCCTGCGCCGCATGGCCCTGCCGATGGAAGACGACGCGCTGGTGCTGCTGCTGATCGAAAACATGCGTGAAAGCGGGGTGATTAAAAGCCACCACGGCTGGCTGCACCTGCCGGATCACAAGGCCGGGTTCACCACAGAGCAAGAGGCGATATGGCAAAAAGCGGCCCCGCTGTTCGGCGATGAGCCGTGGTGGGTTCGCGATCTGGCTCGGGAAACGAACACCGACGAGCAGGTGATGCGTCAGGTATTGCGCCACGCGGCGCAGCAGGGGCTGATAGTCGCGATCGTGAAAGATCGTTATTACCGTAACGATCGTATTGTGGCGTTTGCCAACCTGATCCGCGAGCTGGATCAGGCGCGCGGCTCAACCTGCGCCGCCGATTTCCGCGACCGGCTGAACGTCGGCCGCAAGCTGGCGATCCAGATCCTGGAGTATTTCAACCGCATCGGCTTTACCCGCCGTCGCGGCAACGATCACCTTCTGCGAGATTCGCTATTATTTCCTGAAACTCCGTGACCCCCGTCGTAAACGCCGTTACCGGCTGGCGAGAAAATCGCCAGCCGGAACTACCCTTGTTGTACACCAACAGCAAGGAGATGGTCATGACAAACAATCCTCCCTCATCGCGTATCCAGCCCGGCGAGTATGGTTTTCCCCTCAAGCTGAAGCCCCGTTATGACAATTTTATTGGCGGCGACTGGGTCGCTCCCGTCGACGGCGAATACTATTCGAACCTGACCCCGGTTACCGGCCAGCCGCTGTGCGAGATTGCCAGCTCCGGCAAGCGTGACATCGACCTGGCGCTGGATGCGGCCCACAACGCGAAAGAGAAATGGGCTCACACCTCCGTGCAGGATCGCGCGGCCATTCTGTTCAAAATTGCCGACCGGATGGAGCAGAATCTGGAGCTGCTGGCGACGGCGGAAACCTGGGATAACGGCAAGCCGATCCGGGAAACGATGGCGGCAGACGTGCCGCTGGCCATCGACCACTTCCGCTATTTTGCCTCCTGTATTCGCGCTCAGGAGGGGGGGATCAGCGAGGTCGACAGCGACACCGTGGCGTATCACTTCCACGAACCGCTGGGCGTGGTAGGGCAAATTATTCCGTGGAACTTCCCGCTGCTGATGGCGAGCTGGAAAATGGCCCCCGCGCTGGCGGCCGGAAACTGTATTGTGCTCAAACCGGCGCGTCTGACCCCGCTCTCGGTTCTGCTGCTGATGGAAATCGTTGGCGATCTGCTGCCACCGGGCGTGATTAACGTGGTGAACGGTGCGGGCGGTGAGATAGGGGAATATCTGGCGACCTCAAAACGGATCGCTAAAGTGGCGTTTACCGGGTCGACGGAGGTGGGCCAGCAGATCATGCAGTACGCCACGCAGAACATCATCCCGGTGACGCTGGAGCTGGGCGGGAAATCCCCGAACATCTTCTTCGCGGACGTGATGGAGGAAGAAGATGCCTTCTTCGATAAGGCTCTGGAAGGGTTTGCGCTGTTTGCGTTTAACCAGGGCGAAGTCTGCACCTGCCCAAGCCGCGCGCTGGTGCAGGAGTCCATCTATGAGCGCTTTATGGAGCGGGCCATTCGCCGCGTTGAGTCTATCCGCAGCGGTAACCCGCTCGATAACGTCACGCAGATGGGCGCGCAGGTCTCGCATGGGCAGCTGGAGACTATCCTCAACTACATCGACATTGGTAAGAAAGAAGGGGCGGATATTCTCACCGGAGGGCGTCGTAAGATGCTCGGCGGGGATCTGCAGGAAGGCTATTACCTTGAGCCGACGATCCTGTTCGGTCAGAACAACATGCGCGTCTTCCAGGAGGAGATTTTCGGACCGGTGCTGGCGGTGACGACCTTCAAAACGATGGAGGAGGCGCTGGAGATTGCCAACGACACGCCGTATGGCCTGGGGGCTGGCGTCTGGAGCCGCAACGGTAATCTGGCCTATAAAATGGGCCGGGGCATTCAGGCCGGGCGCGTCTGGACCAACTGCTACCACGCCTATCCGGCACACGCGGCATTTGGCGGTTATAAGCAGTCGGGCATTGGGCGTGAAACCCACAAGATGATGCTGGAACATTACCAGCAGACGAAATGTTTGCTGGTGAGCTACTCCGATAAACCGCTGGGGCTGTTCTAATCGCCCAGCTCAGGCCGTCCATGGGCGGCCTGAGCAATTTGCTGGCGCAGGCAGTTCAGAACGCCATCCAGAACGTATTGCACACGCCAGGGCTGGTAGTCGCGCTTGCGGAAAATCGCCGTCAGATCGAGCCACCACTCTTCCTGGTGCGGGAAGCAGGGGACCAGCATCCCGTGCGTTAATTCTTTTTTCAGACTCTCTTTTGGCGCAAAAACAATCCCAAGATTATTTCTCGCCAGTTCCAGGGCCGTTTGCGTATTGTCGCAAATATAATTACCGGTCACCCGGTAATCATGCACTTCTTCACTGCCATGCATCCTAAAACGCCAGATGTTGGCATCATCGACCAGCATGGAGTCAATGAGAATACAGGAGTGATGAATTAAATCTTCAGGTCCGGTTAAGGGATGGTTATTTAAATATTCGCGCGTTGCGAATGCCGTAACGGAATATTGTGTTAACACGCTGGCGACCAGGCTTTCGTCTTTCGGTTGCGCATAGGTAATTAAGATATCGCAGTCATCCGGAAAGGACACGCCTTCTGAAAATTCATTCCGGTCCAGGTTGTAGGTTTTCAGGGAGATGCGGATGTCACCGATGTCTTCTATCTGGTGGATCACGTGTCGCGCGAGGTAGGTCACGATACCCGTTGGGGCATAGATCGTCACTTTTCCGCGCTTTTCATGCTTATAATCAGCAATGAAATTAACAAGCTGGCTGTTCTTATCCAGCGTGGCATTCACGTAGGGGAGTAGCGCTTCACCAAACTGGGTCAGGGAGAGCTGGCGCGTAGTGCGCTCAAAAACCTTGAGTCCGACCCGCGTTTCAAAATCAGAGAGATATTTACTGACGTTGGCCTGCGCCATGCCCAGCAGGGCGGCTGCATCACCAATGCTGTGGGTGGCGGCAATGACGGAGATAATTTTTAATTCCCGTGGTTTTAGCTGTAGTTTACTCATTACGCGCACCCATCTATATGATTTTATATATAATATTATATAAACCGCAGCGTTGCATTGGCAAATTTGTAACCATTATTATGCGCCTCGCTTGTTTGGCATTTAAATGGATTACATAGAATGACTATTAAATACAACTTACTCATCGCTGCCACGTTATTTGCATCAACGTCTGCCATGGCCGGTGAATTTTCACTTGGAGCGGGGGCTGTATTTAATGAGTCTCCTTACAAAGGCTATAACGAAAATACAACCGCAGTACCGTTAATTAGCTACGAAGGCGATCGTTTCTATATTCGCCAGACCACGGGCGGATGGGTTCTGTGGAAAGATGCAAAAAATGAGTTGAGCCTGACCGCTACGTGGATGCCGCTGCATTTTGATCCTGATGACAACGACGACCATCAGATGAAGAAGCTCGATGAACGTAAGGCGTCCGCATTCCTCGGCGGCGCGTACTACCGCCACGAACGCTGGGGTTCGCTGAAAGTGGCCCTTTCTGGCGATGCGATGGATGAAAGCGGCGGCGTGGTGGGCGAGATATCTTACTTCCACCCAATCAGAATGGAACGCCTGACCCTGACGCCTTCTGCTGGCGTGTTCTACAGCGACGAAAGCTATAACGATTACTACTACGGTGTCTCCGGCAGCGAGTCCCGACGCTCAGGACTGGATCAATACACCGCCGGTGACAGCTGGACGCCATACGTTGGCCTGGCGGCTAAGTATCAGCTAACCGAGAAGCTGTACCTCAATGCCAGCGCGGTCTATACCGTGTTGCCTGACGACGTGAAGAACAGCCCGATGATCGACCGCGACGACAGCTTCGCGCTGATGACCGGGCTGACCTGGCGCTTCTGATGTGGTAAAGCCGGGTGGCGGCTTCGCCTTACCCGGCCTACGATCGTGCCTGCATTTTTATCTGCAATACAACGTTTTCCTT from Enterobacter chengduensis includes:
- a CDS encoding glutathione S-transferase; protein product: MKLIGSYTSPFVRKISILLLEKGIEFEFVNEQPYSAQNGVAQYNPLGKVPALVTDEGEYWFDSPIIAEYIELLGVAPAMLPADPKAALAVKQIEALADGIMDAALTSVREQARPAAQQSETELLRQREKINRSLDMCEQLIREGKIHTDSLNLATVAIACAIGYLNFRRVSPGWCVDRPLLVKLADTLFSRESFARTEPPKA
- the selB gene encoding selenocysteine-specific translation elongation factor, whose translation is MIIATAGHVDHGKTTLLQAITGINADRLPEEKKRGMTIDLGYAYWPQPDGRVLGFIDVPGHEKFLSNMLAGVGGIDHALLVVACDDGVMAQTREHLAILQLTGSPQLTVALTKADRVDEARVSEVRETVQATLREYGFVDAPLFVTVATEGRGIDELRHHLQQLSPRDHASHHRFRLAIDRAFTVKGAGLVVTGTALSGEVKVGDSLWLTGVNKPMRVRGLHAQNQPAERAHAGQRIALNIAGDAEKEQLNRGDWLLADSPPEPSERVIVSLQANVPLTQWQPLHIHHAASHITGRVSLLENDLAELVFDSPLWLADNDRLVLRDISARETLAGARVVALNPPRRGKRKPEYLQWLAALAQAPDDSAALRVHLDRGAVSLSDFAWARQLSGEGLRQLTGEPGFIQAGNSLLNAPVAARWQRKILNTLATYHEQHQDEPGPGRERLRRMALPMEDDALVLLLIENMRESGVIKSHHGWLHLPDHKAGFTTEQEAIWQKAAPLFGDEPWWVRDLARETNTDEQVMRQVLRHAAQQGLIVAIVKDRYYRNDRIVAFANLIRELDQARGSTCAADFRDRLNVGRKLAIQILEYFNRIGFTRRRGNDHLLRDSLLFPETP
- the aldB gene encoding aldehyde dehydrogenase AldB, with translation MTNNPPSSRIQPGEYGFPLKLKPRYDNFIGGDWVAPVDGEYYSNLTPVTGQPLCEIASSGKRDIDLALDAAHNAKEKWAHTSVQDRAAILFKIADRMEQNLELLATAETWDNGKPIRETMAADVPLAIDHFRYFASCIRAQEGGISEVDSDTVAYHFHEPLGVVGQIIPWNFPLLMASWKMAPALAAGNCIVLKPARLTPLSVLLLMEIVGDLLPPGVINVVNGAGGEIGEYLATSKRIAKVAFTGSTEVGQQIMQYATQNIIPVTLELGGKSPNIFFADVMEEEDAFFDKALEGFALFAFNQGEVCTCPSRALVQESIYERFMERAIRRVESIRSGNPLDNVTQMGAQVSHGQLETILNYIDIGKKEGADILTGGRRKMLGGDLQEGYYLEPTILFGQNNMRVFQEEIFGPVLAVTTFKTMEEALEIANDTPYGLGAGVWSRNGNLAYKMGRGIQAGRVWTNCYHAYPAHAAFGGYKQSGIGRETHKMMLEHYQQTKCLLVSYSDKPLGLF
- the selA gene encoding L-seryl-tRNA(Sec) selenium transferase, whose translation is MTTHHSLYSQIPATDRLLREPRIHAVVERFGHTATVAMLRLLQDEARCAIQAENSLPGWCTAWELEVERRLDENAQSALRPVINLTGTVLHTNLGRAQQAEEAVAAVAQAMRAPVTLEYDLDGAGRGHRDRALADLLCQLTGAEDACIVNNNAAAVLLMLAATASGKEVVVSRGELVEIGGAFRIPDVMRQAGCTLHEVGTTNRTHAKDYRAAVNENTALLMKVHTSNYQIEGFTKTVDEAELAAMGRELNIPVIADLGSGSLVDLSQYGLPKEPMPQEMIAAGVSLVSFSGDKLLGGPQAGIIVGKRELIAKLQQHPLKRALRADKMTLAALDATLRLYLHPEKLADRLPALRLLTRDAASIRAQAELLLPRIAPHYPDFVVRIEPCQSQIGSGSLPVDRLPSEALTFTPRDGRGSHLEALSLRWRGLPTPVIGRIYDGRMWLDLRCLEDEERFLEMLLK
- a CDS encoding MipA/OmpV family protein, translating into MTIKYNLLIAATLFASTSAMAGEFSLGAGAVFNESPYKGYNENTTAVPLISYEGDRFYIRQTTGGWVLWKDAKNELSLTATWMPLHFDPDDNDDHQMKKLDERKASAFLGGAYYRHERWGSLKVALSGDAMDESGGVVGEISYFHPIRMERLTLTPSAGVFYSDESYNDYYYGVSGSESRRSGLDQYTAGDSWTPYVGLAAKYQLTEKLYLNASAVYTVLPDDVKNSPMIDRDDSFALMTGLTWRF
- a CDS encoding LysR family transcriptional regulator yields the protein MSKLQLKPRELKIISVIAATHSIGDAAALLGMAQANVSKYLSDFETRVGLKVFERTTRQLSLTQFGEALLPYVNATLDKNSQLVNFIADYKHEKRGKVTIYAPTGIVTYLARHVIHQIEDIGDIRISLKTYNLDRNEFSEGVSFPDDCDILITYAQPKDESLVASVLTQYSVTAFATREYLNNHPLTGPEDLIHHSCILIDSMLVDDANIWRFRMHGSEEVHDYRVTGNYICDNTQTALELARNNLGIVFAPKESLKKELTHGMLVPCFPHQEEWWLDLTAIFRKRDYQPWRVQYVLDGVLNCLRQQIAQAAHGRPELGD